From a region of the Planctomycetota bacterium genome:
- a CDS encoding HEAT repeat domain-containing protein → MARGVWRMKIRWGAPPAFLAAIGLLFVTVGACSMVCAGEAPAGADDLHQKELERLRDFLAGPNRTFATRRDAAAGLLEKDSNDARAILVEVLAAPSEAARAVLEEIAARDSASEAFIDPVFQLLRSEDEAVRRAAALAFGTYQGNEKVLAGLKDLATDAKAPVPVRLSAVEALSQIVDPRSVAALVEATSAAPGDVATSAARALVDMTGLAELGTSSEQWAAWWKRHKDEPEASFLRGLLRRFRAELRRRDAALTGTEDRLSRLLNEIYEVADAKQKGSLIQSHLEDGLPQVRLVAGRQATALAREVAGANNGGRQAYQPLIQLLLKHAADEVPAVRAACVDALAAWQETAAGPVLLARLETEKSPEVRAALAAALGALKTGEAIPRLTMMLESSSPAEVVKSAGALGALGDRSTLGAAAVDAALEPLGRLARSSPDAGVREAACRALAKIAHPSAEQVLVEALGDQAAGVRFSAAQGLGNLGKVGPGTVEALGAHLRDDNKGVRQAVAAALAKLGGPDAARKMVDRLKPGAEAEPAVRSALWTAIQVLAQQGDLPDFAQELGDRFFALEGTETMQRAAALYEIAQGKYPAAAAGSQKLRALLERLVDAYVAAGMLEKAAPVLRQLLADTPSENRERRQELQQQLGLILLEKGPYGEAGQVLARTTEALEPADRGPLVKAVLARAEVLVRTDKPEQALELIDAFKAARSDWPAAEQAQAFDQLQGEAVKAAVARAIANLSGSDEQVQTAMAALKKIGRPAAGGLLEALESAAREGRAAVERRILAALEAVTGRTDHGYDPAAPLENRLKAIAKWRKTLAASSAKRDFSEAGARPPETRTPSGKTP, encoded by the coding sequence ATGGCGCGGGGCGTGTGGCGGATGAAGATTCGATGGGGCGCCCCACCGGCCTTTCTTGCGGCGATCGGTTTGCTCTTTGTAACCGTGGGTGCGTGTTCGATGGTTTGCGCCGGCGAGGCGCCGGCCGGTGCGGACGACCTTCATCAGAAGGAACTGGAGCGTCTGCGGGATTTTCTGGCCGGTCCGAACCGGACGTTCGCCACCCGCCGCGACGCCGCCGCCGGCCTTCTCGAAAAAGATTCCAACGACGCGCGCGCGATCCTGGTGGAGGTGCTGGCGGCGCCGTCGGAGGCGGCCCGCGCGGTGCTGGAAGAGATTGCGGCGCGCGATTCGGCGTCCGAGGCGTTCATCGATCCGGTGTTTCAACTCCTTCGGAGCGAGGATGAGGCCGTTCGCCGCGCCGCCGCGCTGGCCTTCGGCACCTACCAGGGCAACGAGAAAGTGCTGGCGGGCCTGAAGGACTTGGCGACGGACGCCAAGGCGCCTGTGCCCGTCCGCCTGTCGGCCGTCGAGGCGCTCTCGCAGATCGTGGACCCGCGGTCCGTGGCGGCGCTGGTGGAGGCGACGTCGGCAGCGCCGGGAGACGTGGCGACGTCGGCGGCGCGGGCGCTGGTGGACATGACGGGCCTGGCGGAACTCGGCACGTCGTCCGAACAATGGGCCGCCTGGTGGAAACGCCATAAGGACGAACCGGAAGCAAGTTTCCTCCGGGGTCTCTTGCGTCGGTTCCGGGCGGAACTGAGGCGGCGCGACGCGGCGCTTACGGGGACGGAAGATCGGCTCTCGCGGCTCCTGAACGAGATCTATGAAGTCGCCGACGCGAAGCAAAAAGGCAGCCTGATCCAATCGCACCTGGAGGACGGCCTGCCGCAGGTCCGCCTGGTGGCGGGGCGGCAGGCGACGGCCCTGGCGCGCGAGGTGGCGGGCGCGAACAACGGCGGTCGGCAGGCGTACCAGCCGCTCATCCAATTGCTGCTGAAACATGCGGCAGACGAGGTGCCGGCCGTGCGGGCCGCCTGTGTGGACGCGCTGGCGGCGTGGCAGGAAACGGCGGCGGGCCCGGTGCTGCTGGCGCGCCTGGAGACGGAGAAGTCGCCGGAGGTCCGGGCCGCCCTGGCGGCCGCCTTGGGCGCCTTGAAGACGGGTGAGGCCATCCCGAGGTTAACCATGATGCTGGAGTCGTCGTCGCCGGCGGAGGTGGTGAAGTCGGCCGGCGCGCTCGGGGCGCTGGGCGACCGCAGCACGTTGGGAGCGGCGGCGGTGGATGCGGCGCTGGAGCCGCTTGGCCGGCTGGCGCGATCGTCGCCGGACGCGGGGGTGCGCGAGGCGGCCTGCCGGGCGCTGGCGAAGATCGCCCATCCCTCGGCCGAGCAGGTCCTCGTCGAGGCGCTCGGAGACCAGGCGGCCGGGGTCCGGTTCAGCGCGGCCCAGGGGCTCGGGAACCTGGGCAAGGTGGGCCCCGGGACGGTCGAGGCGCTCGGCGCGCATCTTCGGGACGATAACAAGGGTGTGCGGCAAGCGGTGGCGGCGGCGCTGGCGAAACTGGGCGGTCCCGATGCCGCCCGCAAAATGGTGGACCGCCTGAAACCGGGCGCGGAGGCCGAGCCGGCCGTCCGCAGCGCGCTGTGGACGGCGATCCAGGTGCTGGCCCAGCAGGGCGACCTTCCGGATTTCGCCCAGGAGTTGGGCGACCGCTTTTTTGCCCTCGAGGGGACCGAAACGATGCAGCGGGCCGCGGCCCTTTACGAGATCGCCCAGGGGAAGTACCCGGCGGCCGCCGCGGGCAGCCAGAAGTTGCGGGCACTGCTGGAGAGACTGGTTGACGCCTACGTCGCCGCCGGAATGTTGGAAAAGGCGGCGCCGGTGCTTCGGCAACTCTTGGCCGATACGCCTTCGGAAAACCGCGAAAGGCGGCAGGAACTCCAACAGCAGTTAGGACTGATCCTCCTGGAGAAGGGGCCCTACGGCGAGGCGGGCCAGGTCCTGGCGCGGACGACCGAGGCGCTCGAGCCGGCGGACCGCGGGCCGCTCGTCAAGGCTGTCCTCGCGCGCGCCGAGGTCCTTGTGCGCACCGACAAGCCGGAGCAGGCGCTTGAACTCATCGACGCCTTCAAGGCCGCACGCTCTGACTGGCCGGCGGCCGAACAGGCGCAGGCATTCGACCAATTGCAGGGCGAGGCCGTCAAGGCAGCCGTCGCGCGGGCCATCGCCAACCTCAGTGGATCCGATGAGCAGGTGCAGACGGCCATGGCAGCGCTGAAGAAGATCGGCCGGCCGGCGGCGGGCGGGCTCCTGGAGGCGCTCGAAAGCGCCGCTCGCGAAGGCCGTGCCGCCGTCGAGAGGAGAATCCTGGCGGCCCTGGAAGCAGTCACGGGGCGGACGGACCATGGCTACGATCCGGCCGCACCCCTGGAGAACCGCTTGAAGGCGATCGCCAAGTGGCGCAAGACTCTTGCGGCGTCTTCGGCCAAGAGAGATTTTTCTGAGGCGGGCGCCCGACCTCCCGAAACGCGAACCCCTTCAGGTAAAACGCCATGA
- a CDS encoding ROK family protein translates to MSKRYISAGAYSAEAAASAAKAGCYAGVDLGGTNLKLGLVSAEGELLLRHSAATEADRGPDHVLARIAGAVRALCEAAPIDLADVSAVGVGAPGPLDSRAGVVVFAPNLPGWRDVPVSDRLHQNLGRPVILENDANVAAYGEFRCGAGRDVRNLALLTLGTGIGGGIILDGRLFRGSTDTGAELGHMVIRHGGRRCGCGNRGCLEAYASATAVVARMGERIEAGDPSALAEQPDFTCRDVFEAAEGGDALAKRIVEETADYLASGITSILHVLNPEMVVLTGGMMGAGDEFLSGIRRRVRETAFERASSGCEICWSTLGGDAGILGAALAAEAFDRTGRPA, encoded by the coding sequence ATGAGCAAACGATACATCTCCGCAGGAGCCTACTCCGCCGAAGCAGCCGCTTCGGCTGCGAAGGCCGGATGCTACGCAGGCGTCGACCTCGGCGGGACGAATCTGAAGTTGGGTCTGGTCTCCGCCGAGGGCGAACTGCTGCTTCGCCATTCCGCTGCCACCGAAGCCGACCGCGGGCCCGACCACGTCCTGGCGCGCATCGCGGGCGCCGTCCGCGCGCTGTGCGAGGCGGCGCCTATCGACCTCGCGGACGTCTCGGCCGTCGGGGTCGGGGCGCCGGGGCCGTTGGATTCGAGGGCCGGCGTGGTGGTCTTCGCGCCGAATCTGCCCGGTTGGCGAGACGTTCCCGTGAGCGATCGACTTCACCAGAACCTTGGCCGGCCGGTGATCCTGGAGAACGACGCGAACGTGGCCGCCTACGGCGAGTTTCGATGCGGGGCCGGACGCGACGTCCGGAATCTGGCTCTCCTGACGCTCGGCACAGGGATAGGCGGCGGCATCATTCTGGACGGGCGCCTGTTTCGCGGTTCGACCGACACGGGGGCCGAACTGGGGCACATGGTCATCCGGCACGGGGGTCGGCGGTGCGGCTGCGGGAACCGGGGATGCCTCGAAGCGTACGCGTCGGCGACGGCCGTCGTCGCCCGCATGGGCGAACGCATCGAGGCCGGCGACCCGTCCGCCCTGGCCGAGCAGCCCGACTTCACCTGCCGCGATGTCTTCGAGGCGGCGGAGGGGGGCGACGCCCTCGCGAAGCGCATCGTGGAGGAGACGGCCGACTATCTCGCTTCGGGCATCACGAGCATCCTGCACGTCCTCAATCCGGAGATGGTGGTGTTGACGGGCGGCATGATGGGGGCGGGAGACGAGTTTTTGAGCGGGATTCGCCGCCGGGTGCGCGAGACGGCTTTCGAGCGGGCGTCGAGCGGGTGCGAAATCTGCTGGAGCACGCTGGGCGGCGACGCAGGGATCCTCGGCGCGGCGCTCGCGGCTGAAGCGTTCGACCGCACGGGGCGTCCCGCCTGA
- a CDS encoding S41 family peptidase: MLILSVSLAVAGCTIFPQGAYWPSSRDHVVRVSPSGPAGEIGGGRPRADLVAAAARRWSDKSLADSARQMNGWVGLAVYMDVVQAVVWLYVERVTYRDLVVAGMESLRAAMESAEFRERFCEARDEERRRRFAEALEILILKSRAGNPWFACQAADWLAVAMEKNRALLGVPDGAVVAEFLFGAMDSLDPYTRFLTPEMLRVYEEQIEGRYTGIGAAIEKRDGRVLITSVFEGGPAEAAGLKPGDELLSVDGDPVAPLSVGQVTRRLRGKAGTSVTLKVLSAGDEGPREVAVVRRVLSVPAVQDVQMVDAERRVGYLRLADFRDGVEKPFRRAVRQLADQGAQALILDLRDNPGGSLFSAIDVAGALLEGGRVARTRGRVLGATWTYDVPWLARPAWKGPLAVLVNGRTASAAEIVASALARHERARVVGTTTFGKGAVQIYLPIEWGASAVSVTIARVYDAEDECLDGRGVVPDVEASEAESVPEELADDPVVRAALESVAAPAREP, from the coding sequence TTGCTGATCCTTTCCGTTTCGCTTGCGGTGGCGGGCTGCACGATCTTCCCTCAGGGCGCCTATTGGCCCTCCTCGCGGGACCACGTGGTTCGCGTGTCCCCCTCGGGGCCGGCGGGAGAAATCGGCGGGGGCCGTCCGCGCGCGGATCTGGTGGCGGCGGCGGCGCGGCGATGGTCGGACAAGTCGCTGGCTGACTCGGCCCGACAAATGAACGGATGGGTCGGCCTCGCAGTGTATATGGATGTCGTGCAGGCGGTCGTCTGGCTGTACGTCGAGCGGGTGACGTACCGTGACCTGGTGGTCGCGGGGATGGAGAGCCTTCGCGCGGCGATGGAGAGCGCGGAGTTTCGCGAGCGATTTTGCGAGGCGCGCGACGAGGAGCGCCGACGGCGCTTCGCGGAGGCGCTCGAAATTCTGATCCTGAAGTCGCGCGCCGGGAATCCGTGGTTCGCGTGTCAGGCGGCCGATTGGCTCGCGGTGGCCATGGAGAAAAATCGCGCGCTGCTCGGCGTGCCGGACGGTGCGGTCGTCGCCGAGTTTCTCTTCGGCGCGATGGACAGCCTGGACCCGTACACGCGGTTTCTGACGCCCGAGATGTTGCGGGTGTACGAAGAACAGATCGAGGGGCGGTACACGGGGATAGGCGCGGCAATCGAGAAGCGTGACGGGCGCGTACTCATCACGAGTGTTTTTGAAGGCGGCCCGGCGGAGGCCGCCGGTCTGAAACCGGGCGACGAACTCCTGAGCGTGGACGGCGATCCCGTCGCGCCGCTCAGCGTAGGACAGGTGACGCGGCGGCTCCGCGGCAAGGCGGGGACGAGCGTCACGCTGAAGGTTCTGTCGGCCGGTGACGAGGGGCCGCGCGAGGTCGCGGTCGTCCGGCGCGTCCTCTCGGTGCCGGCCGTGCAGGATGTCCAGATGGTGGACGCGGAGCGGCGAGTGGGGTACCTGCGGCTGGCGGACTTTCGGGATGGGGTGGAGAAGCCGTTTCGCCGGGCCGTCCGGCAATTGGCGGACCAGGGGGCCCAGGCCCTTATTCTGGACTTGCGGGACAATCCCGGGGGGTCGCTGTTTTCGGCCATAGACGTGGCTGGAGCCCTTTTGGAGGGGGGCCGGGTGGCCCGGACGCGGGGCCGGGTTCTGGGGGCCACATGGACGTACGACGTGCCGTGGCTGGCGCGTCCGGCGTGGAAGGGTCCGCTGGCGGTTCTGGTGAACGGGCGGACGGCGAGCGCGGCAGAGATCGTCGCGTCGGCGCTGGCGAGGCACGAGCGTGCGAGGGTCGTGGGGACGACGACGTTCGGCAAGGGGGCGGTGCAGATCTATTTGCCGATCGAGTGGGGCGCGAGCGCCGTGTCGGTCACGATCGCGCGCGTGTACGACGCCGAGGACGAGTGCCTCGACGGTCGAGGCGTGGTGCCGGATGTGGAGGCGTCGGAGGCGGAGTCGGTGCCGGAGGAATTGGCGGACGATCCGGTCGTGCGTGCGGCGCTGGAGTCGGTGGCGGCGCCGGCGCGGGAGCCCTGA
- a CDS encoding phosphoenolpyruvate carboxykinase (GTP), with translation MDKGYASVLKGKLDAENLGRLEALRNDALRAFVADAVALCEPDSVLICDDSEEMVDLTRRRAGEAGEETPLAIGGHTVHFDGILDQGRDREVTRYLVPEGESFPRALNQVEREAGLAEIRGLLKGAMRGRTMIVRFLTLGPLGSVFSIPCVECTDSFYVSHSMNLLYRLGYEEFKRLSGRGEFFKTIHSSGRVDERRISADADKKRIYIDYGTDTVYSVNTQYGGNTIGLKKLALRLTIRKADREGWLAEHMFLMGVRGPGGRKTYFAGAFPSACGKTSTAMLPGETVLGDDIAYFRVLAGEVRAANAEAGIFGIIQNVNQKDDPLIHDVLTKPGEVIFSNVLVKDGRPYWLGMGGELPKEGENFSGAWREGKKDDEGKPIPAAHKNARYAVRLEALANCDPELESVRGVPLSGVLYGGRDGHAYVPVQQGFDWDHGIIAYGAALETETTFATVGQEGVPEINLMSIQDFVAIPLGKYVRNNLEFGRKARKPPFVFGVNYFLRDKAGKFTNGVRDKHVWVKWMELRVHSDVDAIRAPTGWIPKYEDLVSLFREVLGVPYSREAYITQFTIRVPENLAKLDRVERFHRTQVADAPPVLFEVLAEQRRRLENLGAAQGDYVSPFDL, from the coding sequence ATGGACAAGGGATACGCGAGCGTGCTCAAGGGCAAACTGGACGCGGAGAATCTGGGGCGGCTCGAGGCGCTGCGGAACGACGCCCTTCGGGCCTTCGTCGCCGATGCCGTCGCGCTCTGCGAACCGGACTCGGTCCTCATCTGCGACGACTCGGAGGAAATGGTTGACCTGACGCGCCGCCGGGCCGGCGAGGCCGGCGAGGAAACCCCTCTGGCGATCGGCGGCCACACCGTCCACTTTGACGGCATTCTGGATCAGGGCCGCGACCGCGAGGTCACCCGGTATCTTGTGCCGGAGGGCGAATCGTTTCCGAGGGCGTTGAACCAGGTTGAGCGGGAAGCGGGGCTGGCGGAAATCCGCGGCCTCTTGAAGGGGGCGATGCGCGGGCGGACGATGATCGTCCGGTTCCTCACGCTTGGGCCTCTCGGTTCGGTCTTCAGCATCCCCTGCGTCGAATGCACGGACTCGTTCTACGTCTCGCACAGCATGAACCTCCTGTACCGGCTGGGTTACGAGGAGTTCAAGCGCCTGAGCGGGCGCGGGGAGTTTTTCAAGACGATCCATTCCTCGGGCCGGGTGGACGAGCGGAGGATCAGCGCGGACGCCGACAAGAAGCGCATCTACATCGACTACGGCACGGACACGGTTTACAGCGTCAACACGCAGTACGGCGGGAACACGATCGGGCTGAAGAAACTGGCGCTTCGGCTGACGATCCGCAAGGCCGACCGTGAGGGATGGTTGGCGGAACACATGTTCCTGATGGGGGTGCGGGGCCCCGGCGGCCGGAAAACCTATTTCGCCGGCGCCTTTCCGAGCGCCTGCGGGAAAACCTCGACCGCCATGTTGCCGGGCGAAACGGTCCTCGGCGATGACATTGCCTATTTCCGCGTCCTCGCAGGCGAGGTACGGGCCGCCAATGCCGAGGCCGGCATCTTCGGGATCATCCAGAACGTCAACCAGAAGGACGACCCCCTCATCCACGACGTCCTGACGAAGCCCGGCGAGGTGATCTTCTCGAACGTGCTCGTCAAAGACGGCCGGCCGTACTGGCTCGGCATGGGCGGGGAACTCCCGAAGGAAGGCGAGAACTTCTCCGGCGCCTGGCGCGAGGGCAAGAAGGACGACGAGGGGAAACCGATCCCGGCGGCGCACAAGAACGCCCGCTATGCGGTGCGGCTGGAGGCGCTGGCGAACTGCGACCCGGAACTGGAGTCCGTCCGGGGCGTGCCGCTCAGCGGCGTCCTGTACGGCGGGCGCGACGGGCACGCCTATGTGCCCGTTCAGCAGGGGTTCGACTGGGACCACGGCATCATCGCGTACGGGGCGGCACTGGAGACCGAGACGACCTTCGCCACCGTCGGCCAGGAAGGCGTCCCGGAGATCAACCTGATGAGCATCCAGGACTTCGTCGCGATCCCGCTCGGAAAGTACGTGCGGAACAATCTGGAGTTCGGCCGGAAGGCCAGGAAGCCGCCGTTCGTGTTCGGCGTGAACTACTTCCTGCGCGACAAGGCCGGGAAGTTCACGAACGGCGTGCGCGACAAGCACGTGTGGGTGAAGTGGATGGAACTGCGGGTCCACAGCGACGTGGATGCGATCCGCGCGCCGACGGGCTGGATTCCGAAATACGAGGACCTCGTGTCGCTCTTTCGCGAGGTGTTGGGCGTGCCGTACTCCCGGGAAGCCTACATTACGCAGTTCACGATCCGCGTTCCGGAGAACCTGGCAAAACTGGACCGCGTCGAACGGTTCCACCGGACGCAGGTGGCGGACGCGCCGCCGGTGCTCTTCGAGGTCCTGGCGGAGCAGCGCCGGCGCCTGGAGAATCTTGGCGCCGCCCAGGGCGATTACGTCTCGCCGTTCGACCTCTGA
- a CDS encoding leucine-rich repeat domain-containing protein: MTRHFALLLPVVVCLCASCQGPPIPEEKADPEEKAVQAIEALGGLVTRDEELPGRPVVEVDLGDTKATDSDLKILKELKGLQKLDLANTSITDTGLKDLKEIKGLRELNLSSTEITDAGLKDLKELKGLQELYLGGTPITDAGLKDLKELKGLQELHLGGTPITDAGLKDLKELKALRKLGLGYTKITDAGLKELKDLQELDLGGTPITDAGLKDLKELKGLRKLDLMFTPITDAGLKNLKELRGLWVLDLGFTPITDAGLKDLKELTGLRELDLGFTRITDAGLKDLKELKDLQVLNLSHTRITDAGLKDLKELKGLQKLDLSYNYPITDIGLKNLKELKDLQELDLSLARITDAVLKDLKELKGLQKLDLSGTKITDAGLKDLKELTGLRELDLGFTKITDAGLKDLKELKGLQELGLGHTQIADVGLKALKELKGLKTLVLYDTQITDAGLGHLKELKGLQELDLDNTRITDAGLAHLKELKGLQHLDLRDTQITDAGLEDLKELEELRMLFLTGTRITDAGLKDLKELKDLRWLDLGDTQITDAGLKEIKGLKDLQVLNLDGAQITDAGLKDLKELKGLQELYLRRTKITDAGLADLKELKGLRVLWLNDTPITDAGLEDLRQAFPNTEILGP, translated from the coding sequence ATGACACGCCACTTTGCCCTGCTGTTGCCGGTGGTCGTATGCCTGTGTGCATCGTGCCAGGGGCCACCTATTCCGGAGGAGAAGGCCGATCCGGAGGAGAAGGCCGTCCAGGCTATCGAAGCGCTGGGCGGCCTGGTGACCAGGGACGAGGAACTCCCCGGCCGGCCGGTTGTCGAAGTTGACCTTGGCGACACCAAAGCCACGGACTCCGATCTGAAGATCCTGAAGGAACTTAAGGGCCTGCAGAAACTCGACCTCGCCAACACTTCGATCACGGACACCGGCCTGAAGGACCTGAAGGAAATTAAGGGCCTTCGGGAACTTAACCTCAGCAGCACCGAGATCACGGACGCCGGACTGAAGGATCTGAAGGAACTCAAGGGCCTGCAGGAACTCTACCTCGGCGGCACCCCGATTACGGACGCCGGACTGAAGGATCTGAAGGAACTCAAGGGCCTGCAGGAACTCCACCTCGGCGGCACCCCGATTACGGACGCCGGGCTGAAGGACCTGAAGGAACTCAAGGCCCTTCGGAAACTCGGTCTCGGCTATACCAAGATCACGGACGCCGGCCTGAAGGAACTTAAGGATCTGCAGGAACTCGACCTCGGCGGCACCCCGATTACGGACGCCGGGCTAAAGGACCTGAAAGAACTTAAGGGTCTGCGGAAACTCGATCTCATGTTCACCCCGATCACGGACGCCGGACTGAAGAACCTGAAGGAACTTAGGGGCTTATGGGTTCTCGACCTCGGCTTCACCCCGATCACGGACGCCGGCCTGAAGGACCTGAAGGAACTTACGGGTCTGCGGGAACTTGACCTCGGCTTCACCCGGATTACGGACGCGGGTCTGAAGGACCTGAAGGAACTTAAGGACTTGCAGGTGCTCAACCTCAGCCACACCCGGATCACGGACGCCGGCCTGAAGGACCTGAAGGAACTTAAGGGCCTGCAGAAACTCGACCTCAGCTACAACTATCCGATCACAGACATCGGCCTGAAGAACCTGAAGGAACTTAAGGACCTGCAGGAACTCGACCTCAGCCTCGCCCGGATCACGGATGCGGTCTTGAAGGACCTGAAGGAACTCAAGGGCCTGCAGAAACTCGACCTCAGCGGCACCAAGATTACGGACGCGGGCCTGAAGGACCTGAAGGAACTTACGGGCCTGCGGGAACTCGACCTCGGCTTCACCAAGATCACGGACGCCGGCCTGAAGGACTTGAAGGAACTCAAGGGCCTGCAGGAACTTGGCCTCGGCCACACCCAGATCGCGGATGTCGGTTTAAAGGCCCTGAAGGAACTCAAGGGCCTGAAGACGCTCGTGCTCTACGACACCCAGATCACGGACGCAGGCCTGGGGCATCTCAAGGAACTCAAGGGCCTGCAGGAACTCGACCTCGACAACACCCGGATCACGGACGCCGGGCTGGCGCACCTCAAGGAACTCAAGGGCCTGCAGCACCTCGACCTACGCGACACCCAGATCACGGACGCCGGGCTGGAGGACCTGAAGGAACTCGAGGAGTTGCGGATGCTTTTTCTCACCGGCACCCGGATTACGGACGCCGGCCTGAAGGACCTGAAGGAACTCAAGGACCTGCGGTGGCTCGATCTCGGCGACACCCAGATCACGGACGCCGGCCTGAAGGAAATCAAGGGGCTCAAGGATCTGCAGGTGCTCAACCTCGACGGGGCCCAGATCACGGACGCCGGCCTGAAGGATCTGAAGGAACTCAAGGGCCTGCAGGAACTCTACCTCAGGCGCACTAAGATCACGGACGCCGGCCTCGCGGACCTGAAGGAACTCAAGGGATTGCGGGTGCTTTGGCTCAACGACACCCCGATCACGGACGCGGGCCTGGAGGACCTGAGGCAGGCGTTTCCGAATACGGAAATTCTCGGACCTTGA